From Terriglobales bacterium, one genomic window encodes:
- a CDS encoding histidine kinase dimerization/phospho-acceptor domain-containing protein — MSLPPELVFEELSAALARLRAGDYGVSVSFAGQDGAAGRLGTEFNQTVRALRQRQGSGDPKAVSRLVHDLKNPLAGIAGVIEIIAQDLPEGSPSREVLPDVRAEIERIKQLLAEFAQGK, encoded by the coding sequence ATGAGCCTTCCCCCAGAACTGGTTTTCGAGGAGCTGAGCGCCGCCCTGGCCCGGCTGCGGGCGGGCGATTACGGCGTATCCGTGTCCTTCGCCGGCCAGGACGGGGCGGCCGGCCGCCTGGGGACCGAGTTCAACCAGACCGTCCGGGCGCTGCGCCAGCGGCAGGGAAGTGGCGACCCCAAGGCCGTCTCCCGGCTGGTGCACGACCTCAAGAACCCGCTGGCCGGCATCGCCGGAGTGATCGAGATCATCGCCCAGGACCTGCCCGAAGGCAGTCCCTCGCGCGAGGTGCTGCCCGACGTCCGAGCCGAGATCGAGCGCATCAAGCAATTGCTGGCCGAGTTCGCGCAGGGGAAATGA